One Arthrobacter sp. StoSoilB20 DNA segment encodes these proteins:
- a CDS encoding GntR family transcriptional regulator, with protein MTAGITVDLSDPVPPYEQIRRQLSSLIAVGILEPGSRLPTVRSLAADLGIAAGTVARAYKELEQGGLIESRRRNGTVVVGPPPAPHGTVRSDAAVMAAVDGLIRTARGAGIGDDTLIDLVRGRLTSKLDS; from the coding sequence ATGACGGCCGGGATCACTGTGGACCTCTCCGATCCTGTTCCGCCGTACGAACAGATCCGCCGGCAACTCAGTTCCCTCATAGCAGTGGGCATCCTTGAACCGGGGAGCCGCTTGCCCACGGTGCGCAGCCTGGCCGCTGACCTCGGCATCGCAGCGGGAACCGTGGCGCGCGCCTATAAGGAGCTGGAGCAGGGCGGACTGATTGAATCACGACGCCGGAACGGGACTGTCGTCGTCGGCCCGCCTCCCGCGCCCCACGGGACTGTCCGTTCGGACGCTGCGGTGATGGCCGCCGTCGACGGCTTGATCCGGACGGCCAGGGGTGCCGGCATTGGTGACGACACTCTCATAGATCTGGTTCGAGGCAGGCTGACCAGTAAGCTGGACTCGTGA
- a CDS encoding thymidylate synthase, producing MSIPTPYEDLLRDVMANGTHKSDRTGTGTRSVFGRQLRFDLAGSFPLITTKRVHFKSVAVELLWFLRGDSNVKWMQDQGVSIWDEWADADGELGPVYGVQWRSWPTPDGGHIDQISELMANLAANPDSRRHIVSAWNVSELKDMALPPCHAFFQFYVADGKLSCQLYQRSADTFLGVPFNIASYALLTRMVAQQLDLEPGEFVWTGGDVHVYDNHVDQVAEQLGREPYEYPQLKILRKPDSIFDYTLDDFEVVDYRHHPTIKAPIAV from the coding sequence GTGAGCATCCCCACCCCTTATGAAGACCTCCTGCGCGACGTCATGGCCAACGGCACGCACAAGTCGGACCGCACCGGAACCGGAACCCGCAGCGTCTTCGGCCGCCAGTTGAGGTTCGATCTTGCCGGGAGCTTCCCGCTGATCACCACCAAGCGGGTCCATTTCAAGTCCGTGGCGGTAGAGCTCCTGTGGTTCCTGCGCGGCGACTCGAACGTGAAGTGGATGCAGGACCAAGGCGTCTCCATCTGGGACGAATGGGCGGACGCCGACGGCGAGCTCGGCCCGGTATACGGCGTCCAATGGCGCAGCTGGCCAACCCCCGACGGCGGGCACATCGACCAGATCTCCGAGCTCATGGCCAACCTGGCCGCCAACCCGGATTCGCGCCGGCACATCGTGTCCGCATGGAACGTCTCCGAGCTCAAGGACATGGCGTTGCCTCCGTGCCACGCGTTCTTCCAGTTCTACGTCGCAGACGGGAAACTGTCCTGCCAGCTGTACCAACGCTCCGCCGACACGTTCCTGGGCGTTCCCTTCAACATTGCCTCCTACGCACTGCTGACCCGGATGGTGGCGCAGCAACTGGACCTGGAGCCGGGCGAATTCGTCTGGACCGGCGGAGACGTCCACGTCTACGACAACCACGTGGACCAGGTTGCCGAGCAGCTCGGCCGTGAGCCTTACGAGTACCCGCAACTGAAGATCCTCCGGAAGCCGGACTCCATCTTCGACTACACCCTGGACGACTTCGAGGTTGTGGACTACCGCCACCACCCCACCATCAAGGCCCCGATCGCCGTATGA
- a CDS encoding dihydrofolate reductase — MSTTSPGTPSQLPGVIFTQETAARMTGIGMVWAQTKSGVIGKDGSMPWHLPEDLKHFSQLTTGHPVIMGRKTWLSFPEKYRPLPGRTNIVVTRNADWASTPEAQGAVVVSSLDAALLESQFAPGGQKVWIIGGGEIFGQSMEIANLAVITIIDADPEGDTFAPELGDDWTFDAVAPSEGWLTAKNGTNYRFTTWRRNATQESQES; from the coding sequence ATGAGCACGACTTCCCCCGGGACTCCCTCCCAGCTTCCCGGCGTCATCTTCACCCAGGAGACCGCCGCGCGCATGACGGGCATCGGCATGGTGTGGGCGCAGACAAAGTCCGGCGTGATCGGCAAGGACGGCTCCATGCCGTGGCACCTCCCCGAGGACCTCAAGCACTTCAGCCAACTCACCACCGGCCACCCCGTCATCATGGGCCGCAAGACGTGGCTGTCCTTCCCGGAAAAGTACCGTCCCCTCCCGGGCCGGACCAATATTGTGGTGACCCGCAACGCAGACTGGGCGTCCACGCCCGAGGCCCAGGGCGCCGTCGTGGTTTCATCACTGGACGCGGCCCTCCTGGAGTCGCAGTTCGCGCCCGGTGGCCAAAAAGTCTGGATCATCGGCGGCGGCGAAATCTTTGGACAATCCATGGAGATAGCAAACCTGGCCGTCATCACCATCATCGACGCCGATCCGGAGGGCGACACCTTCGCTCCCGAACTCGGCGATGATTGGACCTTCGACGCCGTAGCCCCGTCCGAGGGCTGGCTCACCGCCAAGAACGGCACCAACTACCGGTTCACTACGTGGCGCCGAAACGCAACCCAGGAAAGCCAAGAGAGCTGA
- a CDS encoding NF038396 family protein, giving the protein MLKKPETLFVLGYMLLPLFALISAIVGLTMILGGNKIAGIIVLIVVTQVFTFSAFFAVRKRKALLLEEHDAGAL; this is encoded by the coding sequence ATGCTGAAGAAACCCGAAACCCTGTTTGTGCTGGGCTATATGCTGCTGCCGCTCTTCGCCCTGATCTCCGCCATTGTGGGACTGACCATGATCCTGGGCGGCAACAAGATCGCCGGAATCATCGTGCTGATCGTTGTCACGCAGGTATTTACGTTCAGTGCCTTCTTCGCCGTGCGCAAGCGCAAAGCCCTCTTGCTTGAAGAGCACGACGCCGGCGCCCTCTAA
- the asd gene encoding aspartate-semialdehyde dehydrogenase, which produces MTTAANPSVGLVGWRGMVGSVLMQRMQEENDFANINPVFFSTSNAGGAAPSFLDSAAGDPGKLEDAFDIETLAKLPIIVTAQGGDYTKQVHSELRSRGWDGLWIDAASTLRMNDDSIIVLDPINRDVIDAGLSGGVKDFIGGNCTVSCMLMGLGGLFKNNLVEWGTSMTYQAASGGGARHMRELLNQFGTLNNEVSSELQDPASAILEIDHKVLAAQRTGVDATQFGVPLAGSLIPWIDADLGNGQSKEEWKAGVETNKILGTGNGTAGKDHIAMDGLCVRIGAMRSHSQALTLKLREDLSVTEIENLLAKDNEWAKVVPNTKEASMADLTPVAASGTLDIPVGRIRKLEMGPEYISAFTVGDQLLWGAAEPLRRMLNIATGKL; this is translated from the coding sequence ATGACTACAGCAGCTAATCCGTCCGTTGGACTGGTCGGTTGGCGTGGCATGGTCGGCTCCGTCCTGATGCAGCGCATGCAGGAAGAGAACGACTTCGCCAACATCAACCCGGTATTTTTCTCCACCTCGAACGCGGGAGGTGCGGCCCCGTCCTTCCTGGACTCTGCCGCCGGCGACCCCGGCAAGCTCGAGGACGCGTTCGATATTGAGACCCTGGCCAAGCTGCCGATCATTGTCACCGCCCAGGGCGGCGACTACACCAAGCAGGTCCACAGCGAACTTCGCAGCCGTGGCTGGGACGGCCTCTGGATCGACGCCGCTTCCACCCTGCGCATGAACGATGACTCGATCATCGTCCTGGACCCCATCAACCGCGATGTCATCGACGCCGGCCTGTCCGGGGGCGTGAAGGACTTCATCGGCGGCAACTGCACGGTTTCCTGCATGCTGATGGGCCTCGGTGGCCTGTTCAAGAACAACCTGGTGGAGTGGGGAACCTCCATGACGTACCAGGCTGCCTCCGGTGGCGGAGCCCGTCACATGCGTGAACTCCTGAACCAGTTCGGCACCCTCAACAACGAGGTCAGCAGCGAACTGCAGGATCCGGCGTCGGCGATCCTTGAAATCGACCACAAGGTCCTCGCTGCACAGCGCACCGGCGTTGACGCCACCCAGTTCGGCGTGCCGCTGGCCGGCTCACTGATCCCTTGGATCGATGCCGACCTCGGCAACGGCCAGTCCAAGGAAGAGTGGAAAGCCGGCGTCGAAACCAACAAGATTCTCGGCACCGGCAACGGAACGGCCGGCAAGGACCACATCGCCATGGACGGACTCTGCGTCCGGATCGGCGCCATGCGTTCGCACTCCCAGGCCCTGACGCTCAAGCTGCGCGAAGACCTGTCCGTGACCGAAATCGAGAACCTCCTGGCCAAGGACAACGAGTGGGCCAAGGTTGTTCCCAACACCAAGGAAGCCTCCATGGCGGACCTGACCCCCGTGGCAGCCTCCGGAACCCTGGACATCCCCGTGGGCCGTATCCGCAAGCTCGAAATGGGCCCGGAGTACATCAGCGCCTTCACAGTTGGCGACCAGCTCCTGTGGGGTGCAGCCGAGCCGCTGCGCCGCATGCTCAACATCGCCACGGGCAAGCTCTAG
- a CDS encoding winged helix DNA-binding domain-containing protein, translating into MPAALKSPSPRVMGRLRLVSQGLLGGGFPSVADAVRWMTAMQAQDLGHALWAVGQRVPGTHASDVRAALDAGSVVRSWPMRGTLHLLAPEDLRWILGITSDRLMSVVAGRHRELGITPDDISHCRDIAFKTAESLKAGGAPGASREQLFQAFEEAGQATKAQRGIHLLGSLCQRAWLVQGPMAAASGKAGLQQLFVPFEDWIPESRELGREEGIAELLFRYVRSHGPATIKDFSWWSQVPLLEARAALKTLHGRLVEVPLGGSSYWVSPETAAMLDDGVPGSRSLLALPGFDEYLLGYQDRSLVLAPEHAGQVVPGRNGVFKRIIVSGGEVVGTWVRTMSGKSVGVAPEPFAGQLGAAAERSFQAQGRAYVKFMAG; encoded by the coding sequence ATGCCTGCAGCCCTCAAAAGTCCCAGTCCCCGTGTGATGGGCCGTTTGCGGCTCGTCAGCCAAGGCCTGCTGGGTGGTGGCTTCCCCTCGGTTGCCGACGCCGTTCGTTGGATGACCGCCATGCAGGCCCAGGACCTGGGCCATGCGCTGTGGGCTGTCGGGCAGCGGGTTCCCGGCACCCATGCCTCGGATGTCCGGGCCGCACTCGACGCCGGGAGCGTGGTCCGTTCCTGGCCCATGCGGGGTACCCTTCACCTCCTGGCCCCTGAGGATCTCCGCTGGATCCTGGGCATCACCAGTGACCGGCTCATGTCCGTGGTGGCCGGCAGGCATCGTGAACTGGGCATCACGCCGGACGACATCAGCCATTGCCGGGACATCGCCTTCAAGACAGCGGAGTCCCTGAAGGCCGGGGGTGCGCCCGGAGCGAGCCGTGAGCAGTTGTTCCAGGCCTTTGAGGAAGCAGGCCAGGCCACCAAAGCGCAGCGGGGGATCCACTTGCTGGGGAGTCTGTGCCAGCGTGCGTGGCTGGTTCAGGGGCCCATGGCTGCGGCCAGCGGGAAGGCAGGCTTGCAGCAGCTGTTTGTGCCGTTTGAGGACTGGATCCCCGAATCCAGGGAGCTTGGCCGCGAGGAAGGCATAGCAGAATTGTTGTTCCGCTACGTCAGGAGCCACGGACCGGCGACCATCAAGGACTTCTCGTGGTGGAGCCAGGTCCCGCTTCTTGAGGCGCGGGCGGCCCTGAAGACCCTGCATGGCCGGCTGGTTGAGGTGCCGTTGGGCGGCAGCAGTTATTGGGTGTCGCCGGAGACTGCTGCGATGCTCGACGACGGCGTCCCAGGGTCGCGCTCGCTGCTGGCACTTCCTGGCTTCGATGAGTACCTGCTCGGCTACCAGGACCGGAGCCTGGTGCTGGCTCCCGAGCATGCCGGGCAGGTGGTGCCTGGCAGGAACGGCGTTTTCAAACGCATCATCGTATCCGGCGGAGAAGTGGTGGGAACTTGGGTCAGGACCATGAGCGGCAAGTCAGTGGGCGTCGCACCCGAGCCGTTCGCCGGGCAATTGGGGGCTGCCGCTGAGCGCTCCTTCCAAGCCCAGGGCAGGGCGTACGTGAAATTCATGGCCGGCTGA
- a CDS encoding UDP-N-acetylmuramate dehydrogenase yields MTQTLLSELTTAAVGGPAGTFIEARTEAEIIDAVRSADAAGERLLIIGGGSNLLISDDGYPGTVLKIASEGFTVNSEDSCGGVSVVVQAGHNWDALVEHSVLHAWSGLEALSGIPGSTGATPVQNVGAYGADVSQTIAAVRTWDRERNAVQTFTSSELKFGYRDSILKQTTVEGSPRYVVLTVEFQLPLGRMSAPIRYAELARVLGVEPGKRAYSNDVRREVLRLRASKGMVLDAADRDTYSTGSFFTNPIVPAERAAELPENAPRYPAGDDGQVKLSAAWLIDQAGFGKGFGLEEASVSGGRASLSTKHTLAITNRGTASAADMVAIAREVRSGVVGRFGIELHPEPLLIGLSL; encoded by the coding sequence GTGACCCAAACGCTGCTTTCTGAATTGACCACTGCTGCCGTTGGTGGCCCCGCGGGCACCTTTATTGAGGCCCGCACTGAGGCTGAAATTATCGACGCCGTCCGGTCGGCCGACGCTGCAGGTGAAAGACTCCTCATCATCGGTGGCGGCTCCAATTTGTTGATCTCCGACGACGGTTACCCCGGTACGGTGCTGAAGATCGCCTCGGAGGGGTTCACAGTGAATTCCGAAGACAGTTGCGGTGGCGTGTCGGTGGTTGTGCAGGCCGGACACAACTGGGACGCCCTGGTTGAACATTCCGTGCTGCATGCCTGGTCCGGACTGGAGGCATTGTCCGGTATTCCGGGATCAACTGGCGCAACCCCCGTGCAGAATGTGGGTGCCTACGGTGCTGACGTTTCACAGACCATCGCTGCTGTCCGCACCTGGGACCGCGAACGCAACGCAGTCCAGACGTTCACCAGCTCCGAACTCAAGTTCGGATACCGCGACTCCATCCTGAAGCAGACCACGGTTGAAGGATCACCGCGCTACGTGGTGCTGACCGTGGAGTTCCAGTTGCCGCTGGGCCGGATGAGCGCCCCCATCCGCTACGCCGAGTTGGCCCGGGTTCTGGGCGTGGAGCCGGGCAAGCGTGCCTACTCCAACGATGTCCGCAGGGAAGTCCTTCGGCTCCGCGCGTCCAAGGGCATGGTCCTTGATGCAGCAGATCGTGACACCTATTCCACCGGCTCGTTCTTCACCAACCCGATCGTGCCGGCAGAACGGGCCGCTGAACTGCCGGAGAACGCACCCAGGTACCCTGCCGGTGACGACGGACAGGTGAAGCTCTCCGCCGCGTGGCTGATCGACCAGGCAGGGTTCGGCAAGGGCTTTGGCCTGGAGGAAGCGAGCGTTTCGGGCGGCCGGGCGTCCCTGTCCACCAAGCACACCCTCGCCATCACCAACAGGGGGACAGCTTCGGCCGCGGACATGGTGGCCATCGCGCGGGAGGTGAGGTCCGGCGTCGTCGGGCGTTTTGGTATTGAACTCCACCCGGAACCATTGCTGATCGGCCTCTCCCTCTAA
- a CDS encoding MFS transporter, which yields MNQQNTSQHRSKPRATSTEMSRWRAAVLASYAASGIAFATWVSRLPAIRDGLNLTPGGIGLLLMCMTVASFISISASGLIVLRLGPKLTTRIGSCMVGAGLVTVGVGTSIAANPLVVAAGLVILGLGTASWNTASNVEGASLERELQRHIMPHLHGAFSLGTVAAAGFGAWAAAIHMPVFWHFLISGLVVTTSVVTATFWFRAEKTAAATQTFRPEETDTFQDPSTGPLPIISRNPGDTSRNPDTGREDRKAPVPLDSKRLVALAWRDRRTLLIGVLVLGLALAEGAAGDWVALALADGYGQTDAAGAVGYGLFVTFMTIGRFTGTVILDRFGRVVVMRWCSATAVVGLALFVFSPVPWLAFVALAIWGLGASLGFPVGMSAAADDPVHAAARVSVVSTIGYGAFLCGPPLLGLLAEHFGILHSLLAPLVLLVVSFFLAPLAGQQAAKSAEPKEAR from the coding sequence TTGAATCAACAGAACACCTCGCAACACCGCAGCAAACCGCGCGCCACATCGACTGAAATGTCGCGGTGGCGCGCCGCTGTTCTTGCCTCCTACGCGGCCAGCGGCATCGCCTTTGCCACGTGGGTCTCCCGCCTGCCCGCCATTCGTGATGGATTGAACCTGACGCCGGGCGGCATTGGCCTCTTGCTCATGTGCATGACGGTGGCCTCGTTCATCTCCATCTCCGCCTCCGGCCTCATCGTGCTGCGGCTTGGCCCCAAGCTGACCACGAGGATTGGCAGCTGCATGGTGGGTGCCGGCCTTGTCACCGTGGGTGTCGGCACCTCCATTGCGGCAAACCCCTTGGTGGTGGCAGCAGGCCTGGTAATCCTTGGTTTGGGGACGGCCAGTTGGAACACCGCATCCAACGTGGAAGGTGCTTCGCTTGAGCGCGAGCTGCAGCGCCACATCATGCCCCACCTGCATGGTGCGTTCAGCTTGGGAACCGTCGCCGCTGCTGGTTTCGGTGCCTGGGCCGCGGCCATCCACATGCCGGTGTTCTGGCATTTCCTGATCTCGGGCCTGGTAGTGACGACGTCGGTGGTGACGGCAACTTTCTGGTTCCGCGCAGAAAAGACCGCTGCAGCTACGCAGACGTTCCGCCCTGAGGAAACCGACACTTTCCAGGATCCGTCAACGGGACCTCTGCCTATCATTTCCCGGAATCCGGGTGACACCTCCCGGAACCCGGACACTGGGCGGGAAGACCGCAAAGCCCCGGTTCCACTGGACAGCAAGAGGCTGGTGGCCCTTGCCTGGCGTGACCGCCGGACGCTGCTGATCGGCGTCCTGGTCCTTGGCTTGGCCTTGGCCGAAGGAGCTGCCGGGGATTGGGTGGCGCTGGCACTGGCTGACGGCTACGGTCAGACCGACGCCGCAGGTGCTGTAGGTTATGGACTGTTCGTCACGTTCATGACCATCGGCCGTTTCACGGGCACAGTGATCCTTGACCGTTTTGGCCGGGTAGTGGTGATGCGCTGGTGCTCGGCGACCGCCGTCGTGGGTTTGGCGCTTTTTGTCTTCTCGCCCGTTCCCTGGCTCGCGTTCGTTGCCTTGGCCATCTGGGGGCTTGGAGCCTCGCTGGGGTTCCCCGTGGGGATGTCGGCTGCGGCAGATGACCCCGTCCACGCCGCTGCCCGGGTCTCAGTGGTCTCCACCATTGGTTACGGCGCCTTCTTGTGCGGCCCTCCGCTGCTGGGACTGTTGGCTGAACATTTCGGCATCCTGCATTCACTGCTGGCCCCGTTGGTGTTGCTGGTGGTCAGTTTCTTCCTGGCGCCCCTGGCCGGTCAACAGGCGGCAAAGTCCGCGGAGCCCAAGGAAGCCCGTTAG
- a CDS encoding MaoC family dehydratase has translation MSPTFEELTVGQEIGSRSIDVTRQDLVKYAGASGDFNPIHWNEAFATSVELPGVIAHGMFTMGAAVQLVSDWAGDPAAVVDYQTRFTKPVLVTDTTGTDDAGAVIDVTGVVGALDADARTARIDLTVVAAGLKVLMKSQAVVKVS, from the coding sequence ATGAGCCCCACATTCGAAGAACTGACGGTCGGCCAGGAAATCGGCAGCCGCAGCATTGACGTCACCCGCCAGGACCTGGTCAAGTACGCAGGCGCCTCCGGCGACTTCAACCCCATCCACTGGAACGAAGCCTTCGCCACCTCGGTGGAGCTGCCGGGCGTCATCGCGCACGGAATGTTCACCATGGGTGCGGCCGTGCAGCTGGTGAGCGACTGGGCAGGCGACCCCGCCGCCGTCGTCGATTACCAGACCCGCTTCACCAAGCCCGTCCTCGTAACCGACACGACCGGAACCGATGACGCCGGCGCTGTCATCGACGTCACCGGTGTTGTGGGAGCGCTCGACGCCGATGCCCGCACCGCGCGTATCGACCTCACCGTGGTTGCGGCGGGACTGAAGGTCCTCATGAAGTCACAGGCGGTTGTGAAGGTCTCTTGA
- a CDS encoding MaoC family dehydratase N-terminal domain-containing protein: MSINPDLQGRSYPAAEVYDVGREKIREFAKAVKAGNPAHFDVEAARALGHSDLVAPPTFAIIVAQRADAQLVEDPESGIDFSRVVHADQRFTHHRAIVAGDQLVAELHVDGVRAMGGGAMITTRSEISTVDGEKVATTTSSILVRGEGQ, translated from the coding sequence ATGAGTATCAATCCGGACCTGCAGGGCCGAAGCTACCCTGCCGCAGAGGTATACGACGTCGGTCGTGAAAAGATCCGCGAGTTCGCCAAGGCTGTCAAAGCCGGCAATCCCGCGCACTTCGATGTCGAGGCAGCCAGGGCCTTGGGGCACAGCGACCTCGTAGCCCCGCCAACATTCGCCATCATCGTCGCCCAGCGTGCTGACGCCCAACTGGTGGAGGACCCGGAATCGGGGATCGATTTCTCCCGCGTGGTTCATGCTGACCAGCGCTTCACGCACCACCGGGCCATTGTTGCCGGCGACCAGCTGGTGGCCGAACTCCATGTCGATGGCGTCCGGGCCATGGGCGGGGGAGCGATGATTACCACGCGCTCGGAGATTTCAACGGTGGACGGCGAGAAGGTCGCCACTACCACCTCATCCATCCTGGTCCGCGGAGAGGGACAGTAA
- a CDS encoding DUF3188 domain-containing protein — protein sequence MLEQFWATASTSYKVLVFSAMGLIAVGLILSIIGNTSGNQGLALASLPVIGAGLLLHVTGLVIRGQKIRKSYKK from the coding sequence GTGCTGGAACAATTTTGGGCTACGGCCTCTACGTCTTACAAAGTGCTGGTTTTCAGCGCCATGGGGCTGATCGCGGTCGGGCTCATCCTCTCCATTATCGGGAACACCTCCGGCAACCAAGGGCTGGCGTTGGCCTCATTGCCCGTCATCGGTGCGGGCCTGCTCCTTCACGTCACAGGACTGGTCATCCGGGGCCAGAAGATCCGCAAGAGCTACAAGAAGTAA